The following is a genomic window from Deltaproteobacteria bacterium RBG_16_64_85.
CCTGGGCGTTCGATGGGCCGAGTCATATCAAATGGGGATCGGCCGGATCCCGGTCACGAACCTGTACGAGTCCCTGGTCTTCTTCGCCTGGTCGGTCAACCTCTTTTACCTCTTCGTCGAGTGGAAGTACAAGAACCGCACTTTCGGCGCCTTCGTGATCCCGATCGCGTTCCTGACCATGCTGTTCGCCTTCACGAACGAGAGCAGCATCCAGCCGCTGGTCCCGGCCCTCCAGTCCTACTGGCTCCACGCCCACGTGATCACCTGCTTCGTCGGGTACGCGGCGTTCGCCGTATCCGCCGGTGTCGCCGTGATGTACTTCCTCAAGGCCCGTCAGGAGGAGGCGAAAACGGAGAAGGGAGTGATCGGGTGCTTTCCTTCCACCAAGACCCTGGACGACCTGGTGTACAAGTCGATCATCTGGGGATTCCCGTTCCTGACCGCAGGGATCATCACCGGGGCCGCTTGGGCGAACTACG
Proteins encoded in this region:
- a CDS encoding c-type cytochrome biogenesis protein CcsB is translated as MNTLNVQLFDLTTLLFGGASGTYIAAMYGKKETLARIGTWICVAAAVISTVALGVRWAESYQMGIGRIPVTNLYESLVFFAWSVNLFYLFVEWKYKNRTFGAFVIPIAFLTMLFAFTNESSIQPLVPALQSYWLHAHVITCFVGYAAFAVSAGVAVMYFLKARQEEAKTEKGVIGCFPSTKTLDDLVYKSIIWGFPFLTAGIITGAAWANY